AGGTATACGATGCAGTAGATACTCTGCAAACTTCCAAAGGTACAGTTCACTTTTATGGCCCTTTAGAAAGAGAAGACTTAGAAAATTTAACCATAGATGATGGCATGAATAATTTTAGATCAGCGAAGGCTCAGTATGAGGCTTTGCTAGATATTGCAAATTTGCCCCATGCATTAATCTTTACTGCCTGCCATGAAGACACTATCATTGGTTATATTGCTTTTCATAAACCAGAGTTCCCTAGATGGTGTAAGGCAGCCGAAGGTGAACTGCCAGAGCTAATTGAGCTAGGTGGCATTGAAGTTTCTGACAACTGGTGGGGACATGGTGTAGCAAAGAAAATGCTAGAGTGGACATTTAGTAATTATGATTTCGAAAACAAAATTGTA
The Natranaerofaba carboxydovora genome window above contains:
- a CDS encoding GNAT family N-acetyltransferase; its protein translation is MTRKDFVDMIGQELPEKFNTKVYDAVDTLQTSKGTVHFYGPLEREDLENLTIDDGMNNFRSAKAQYEALLDIANLPHALIFTACHEDTIIGYIAFHKPEFPRWCKAAEGELPELIELGGIEVSDNWWGHGVAKKMLEWTFSNYDFENKIVISMETCYNWRSRDPSVSVWEYREMLKNVLGHVGLVPKATDDPEILEHPANMLTARIGSEVSEDAKDKFEKLLKLSKYQKNYH